TTTACTTGCGGCTCAAAATGATCCCATGGGATTTATTGCTGATATTCCAAAACCGGTAATTTTAGATGAAATACAACGCGCCCCAGAATTATTTCTAGCAATAAAATATGATGTTGATAATAATCGTATTCCAGGTCGCTATGCATTAACCGGTTCTGCTAACCCACTTCTCATTCCTCGTTTGGGAGATTCGCTTGCAGGTCGCATGGAAATATTAACCATGTATCCATTGTCCCAAGGAGAACTACTCAATAGATTTGACCACTTCATTGATAGCATTTTCCAAGAAGGCTCAATAACCGGTATTCCATCTATAACATGTACACAACAAGAGCTTTTTCATAAAATATTAACCGGCGGTTATCCTCTAGTACAGCACATATCATGGGAAGATAAAGAAGCTTGGTTTAATAACTATATTTCTGCTATTTTACAAAAAGACATACTTGAACTATCACAAATAGAGGATGCAACAGCTATACCACGTCTACTCTCTATCCTTGCAGCTCACGCAGGATCATTATTAAATGTATCAGAAATTGGTCGCCAAAGTGGCATTACAATTACAACTCTCAATCGTTATCTCATGTTATTAAAAACAGTTTTTATGATCTATCTTCAACAACCTTGGCATTCAAATCTGATTAGACGCGTTATTAAATCACCCAAAGCATACCTCGTTGACACCGGATTGCTATCTTGGCTACTGGCCATTAATAATGAAAAAATTACACAGATTTCTCACAAAGGACACCTTTTAGAAAATTTTGTATTTAATGAATTACAAAAACAGGCAACATGGAATAAGACAAGAGTGCAATTATATCATTTCCGTACTCCAGCGGGTATTGAAGTAGATATAGTACTTGAAAGACCTGATGGTAAAATTATTGGCATAGAAGTAAAAAGTAGTCGCAATATTACACCCAAAGACTCAAAAGGCCTTCTCTATCTAAAAGAACATGTAAAAGATAAATGGCATCGAGGCATTGTTTTATATACCGGCAATGAATCAATTCCACTCGGTCATAAAATCACTGCACTACCAATATCTACATTATGGAGTTTTGCACAAAAAGATATGTAGTTCCAGAAACGAATTATTTTTTCTTTTTACTCTGGTTCTTTTGAAAGTTCTTACTGTTCGCACGTGGAATAAATTTGATAGGTACACCTTCAAGATCATACTCTTTACGCATAACATTATCAAAATAACCCAACTGACTTGGTCCAAACCAGGTCGGATCATTCACAAACAATACAATAGTAATAGGTCCTGTTTTTATCTGTTTTGCTTTATAAACAACTAACTTATTACCTTGATGAAATAACTGACGCCGATGTAAGGCATCTTTGAACAGAATAGAAAGTTCATCATTTGAAAATTGCTGTTTATAGCGATCAGCAACTCCCTTGATAATAGAAAGAACTTTACCAATATTTTTGCCTGATTTACATGAAATGCGAATATTTTTAATTTTTTTCAAGAAATACTCATACGGAGCCAAATTAAAATCTAATTCACGCTGTGTATGCTCATCGACTAAATCATATTTGTTAAATAATATGATCAATGCTTTATGATGTTCAAACGCATAAAATGCTAATTTCAATTCTTGATCTGATAGTTTCCCTTGTGATGAATCAATTACAAGCAGTACAATATCAGCATCTTTAAGCTCAGCAAATGCACGTTTAACCATCATCTTTTCAAGTTGTTCAGTTACGCCACGTTTACGACGCACCCCCGGCGTATCAGTAATAGCCATATCTTCTTTATAAAAAGTGACTTTTTCAGTAATCGGCTCTCGTGTCGTCCCAGGAATGTCCGAAACAATTGCACGCTCTTCATCAATTAATGCATTAAGTAATGAAGATTTGCCTGCATTTGGTTTGCCGATAATAACCACTTTTAAAGCTTCATTAGTTTCGACCATAGGAATTTTATAAGGCAACATCTCAACTACAAGATCCAAAAGCTCTGCAACGTCATGACCATGAGCAGCTGAAATAACAATGTTAGTTTTAAAACCAAGTCGATCAAATACATACATATTATCACGGACTTGCGGCTTGTCGCCCTTATTTATTACAAGAACTACCTTTTTATCTAATTTATGTAATAATTTTGCTATTTCCAGTTCTTCCGGAGTAACTCCAACAGAACCATCAACCATAAAGAGAATAATTTCTGCTGTTTCTAATAATGAAAAAACACCGGCAGAAACACGTTTATGAATCTCGTCACGTGTCTTTTTAATCTGTACACCACCTGTGTCAATAAATTCAAAACAGGCACTGTTCCAACACACAGTATCTTGCAAAAAATCTCGTGTCACACCTGTTTGATCTAGTGCAATACTTTTTACATTATCTGATATACGATTAAATAAGGTTGATTTTCCAACATTGGTACGCCCAATTAATATAATACGTGGTAATTTACTCATTAATTTATACCTTCTGAATATGCATGTACGGTACCAGGAAAATGTTGTAATAACATATGTGTTCTTGGCCATTGATCTTTTTGTGATATATCTAATAACGGACCATGGGATATGCGATTACTCTTCTGTCCATATGAACGTTTTTTTGTATAACTACCCTTATTACCGTATGAGGCCTGAACAGACTGAGAAGCAGTACGCTGTGGAGCTTGTTCCAGTACAATTGGAGCTGTTTTTATTGGTTCAACATCTTTACCGGTAAAATGTGGCTTAAATATAACCTGAGTACCAAAACGTTTTTGAAGCACACGCATCCATTTGTTTTTGGTATTATCTAGCCAATCTTGAAAAAAAACAAACTTTTTACAAAACTCAACTTCCAACAAATTAAGCTTTTCATCAAATTGTTTAAACACACTTTGCTTAAAAATTGAAATAACCAATGGATCATCCAATGATTCAATTTCACGCAAACTTAATTGCCATTTTTGAGAAAAATTTGCGGTTTCTTCATCAATAATATCTTCTTCCTCTTGGTCATCTTCTTGATCATCTTCGCTACACTCTTGCATAGGTACGGATAAAGGTGAAGGAGTAGATGAACAACCGGAACCTGGATCATTATCATTTGAACGACGCAAACTGCATAACTGCAATAAAATCATTTCAAAAAATGCATATTGATTAGTAGTTTTTAAAAACAGTTGTTCATTTTTATAGCAAAAATCAAGATATGCATGTAATTTTTTCCAACCGATTGTATGTATTATTTTTTTAATTGTATCAACATGTTGCACAAACAAATTTGGCTCTACGCCATGTTTAATCCAAATAGATGCTCGCAAAAGTTGTAAAAAACTGCGCCACAGATAAAGAGCTGTATTTCCGGATGAATCAATCTTTTGCAAAGTATGTAAGAGCAAAATGCTATCGCCATGAACAACCGCCTGAAGCAATGCAATAATACGTTCATCTTCAACATGACCGAGCACACGCAATACCGCTTTTTTTGTAATATTACCAGCAGAAAAACGTACCGATTCCAACATATTAAGAGCATCACGCGCAGAACCTTCAGTCTCTTTAATGATCAAATCCAGTCCGGCAACTTCATAACCAATATTCTCTTTATCACACACATGCATCAAATGAGTAAGCAAAACAGGTGCATCAATAGGCTTGAAAAAAAGTTGAAAGCAACGGGAACGGACGGTTTCTATGATTTTTTCCGGATCAGTTGTTGCTAAAATAAACAATACTGAAGCCGGCGGCTCTTCTAAAATTTTTAAAAATGCATTAAATGCAGCTTTACTAAGCATATGTGCTTCATCGATAAGATAAATTTTCTTGCGACCCATTAATGGCATCAAAGATGATGCATCAATTATTTGACGCACGTTATCAACACCGGTATGAGAAGCCGCATCCATTTCAATAAAATCCGGATGTTTACCCGCAATCATCGATGTACATGAAACACATTGCAAGCAAGGAATCATATGTTTTTTTGGTTCTTTTTGAAACGCTTCAAATTCAGCACAATTTATTGCACTTGCAAAAACACGTGCGGTAGTTGTTTTTCCACATCCACGCTGACCGGAAAAAAGATATACAGGGAAAAAATGATGCAAATACAAACTATTTTTTAGCATGCGCACAGACAAGTCCTGACCAATAATTTGATCAAATTTTTGAGACCGCCATTTGCGCGCTAAATTAAGGTGAGCCTTTGTTGAACTCATGTATTATACACCACTAAAAGTTTTTTGTTTATATGAGAAAAGGGGAAAAGCATACAAGTAAAGTATTACTCTTGCTGCTTCCTTTCGGACCTGACAAATTAAGCAAACTTTTCCTAATGCTTTTCCCACATTTTTTATTTCAAATTAATTGCTTTTCACACCCATTCCATTTTTTTGTCTTCACTCTACAACTATCTTAACAATTAATGTCAAATTCCTTTTTCAAAGTTGGCCTGCCAACCGAAGCCTTGGCGAAGATTGGCCGTGCCAGGCGTAGCTTGCCGAGTCGGAAGACCCGGATAAGCGAAGACTGGTGGAGAGAGAGGGATTCGAACCCTCGATGCCCCTTTCGAGACATACACGATTTCCAATCGTGCTCCTTCGACCACTCAGACACCTCTCCAAAAACAACGTATGTTATTTTTTATCTTTTGAAGGTGCTTCTTTTTTGGTTTCTTTTTTTTCTACAGCTTTTTTATCCGTTGCTTTAGCAGCCGGTTTTTCTCCTGAAGCTTTTACAGCTGTTTCTTTTGGAGCTGTTTTTTTCACAGAAGTACCCGCTACTGCTTTTTTTGTAGATTCAGTTTTTTTATCTGTTGCTTTAGCAGCCGGTTTTTCTTCTGAAGCTTTTACAGCTGTTTCTTTTGAAGCTGTTTCTTTTGAAGCTGTTTTTTTCACAGGAGCACTCGCTACTGCTTTTTTTGTAGATTCAGCTTTTTTTACCGGAGCTTTAGCATCCGTTTTTTTGTCTTCTTTTTCTTTTTTTGCTTTAGCAGCATCTTTTTCAGCTTGTTTAGCCAAACGTTCTTCTTCTTTTTTCGCTTCAAAAGATTCTTTACCTTTTTGAGCCGCTTCACCTAAATAATCAATAAGCACTTGAATTGCACGAGGAGAATCATCATTTGTTGGAATAACAAAGTCAACCATGCTTGGATCTGCATTAGTGTCAACAAGAGCAATTACAGGGATATTCATAGTCGTAGCTTCACGTAATGCTGAACCCTCTTTGAGTACATCAACAAGAACCAATGCGCCTACAGGCCATTTTAAATTAAGAATACCACCAACGTTTTGTTCCAAACGAGCAGCAGCTTTACCTATAACGTTAAGTTCTTTTTTTGTATAATGTGGATATTTATCAGC
The Candidatus Dependentiae bacterium genome window above contains:
- the dnaX gene encoding DNA polymerase III subunit gamma/tau; this translates as MSSTKAHLNLARKWRSQKFDQIIGQDLSVRMLKNSLYLHHFFPVYLFSGQRGCGKTTTARVFASAINCAEFEAFQKEPKKHMIPCLQCVSCTSMIAGKHPDFIEMDAASHTGVDNVRQIIDASSLMPLMGRKKIYLIDEAHMLSKAAFNAFLKILEEPPASVLFILATTDPEKIIETVRSRCFQLFFKPIDAPVLLTHLMHVCDKENIGYEVAGLDLIIKETEGSARDALNMLESVRFSAGNITKKAVLRVLGHVEDERIIALLQAVVHGDSILLLHTLQKIDSSGNTALYLWRSFLQLLRASIWIKHGVEPNLFVQHVDTIKKIIHTIGWKKLHAYLDFCYKNEQLFLKTTNQYAFFEMILLQLCSLRRSNDNDPGSGCSSTPSPLSVPMQECSEDDQEDDQEEEDIIDEETANFSQKWQLSLREIESLDDPLVISIFKQSVFKQFDEKLNLLEVEFCKKFVFFQDWLDNTKNKWMRVLQKRFGTQVIFKPHFTGKDVEPIKTAPIVLEQAPQRTASQSVQASYGNKGSYTKKRSYGQKSNRISHGPLLDISQKDQWPRTHMLLQHFPGTVHAYSEGIN
- the der gene encoding ribosome biogenesis GTPase Der: MSKLPRIILIGRTNVGKSTLFNRISDNVKSIALDQTGVTRDFLQDTVCWNSACFEFIDTGGVQIKKTRDEIHKRVSAGVFSLLETAEIILFMVDGSVGVTPEELEIAKLLHKLDKKVVLVINKGDKPQVRDNMYVFDRLGFKTNIVISAAHGHDVAELLDLVVEMLPYKIPMVETNEALKVVIIGKPNAGKSSLLNALIDEERAIVSDIPGTTREPITEKVTFYKEDMAITDTPGVRRKRGVTEQLEKMMVKRAFAELKDADIVLLVIDSSQGKLSDQELKLAFYAFEHHKALIILFNKYDLVDEHTQRELDFNLAPYEYFLKKIKNIRISCKSGKNIGKVLSIIKGVADRYKQQFSNDELSILFKDALHRRQLFHQGNKLVVYKAKQIKTGPITIVLFVNDPTWFGPSQLGYFDNVMRKEYDLEGVPIKFIPRANSKNFQKNQSKKKK
- a CDS encoding ATP-binding protein, yielding MNYKRNIRFNLEKALKRSPVVLLTGARQTGKTTLMKELARGKKYHYVSFDDMRYLLAAQNDPMGFIADIPKPVILDEIQRAPELFLAIKYDVDNNRIPGRYALTGSANPLLIPRLGDSLAGRMEILTMYPLSQGELLNRFDHFIDSIFQEGSITGIPSITCTQQELFHKILTGGYPLVQHISWEDKEAWFNNYISAILQKDILELSQIEDATAIPRLLSILAAHAGSLLNVSEIGRQSGITITTLNRYLMLLKTVFMIYLQQPWHSNLIRRVIKSPKAYLVDTGLLSWLLAINNEKITQISHKGHLLENFVFNELQKQATWNKTRVQLYHFRTPAGIEVDIVLERPDGKIIGIEVKSSRNITPKDSKGLLYLKEHVKDKWHRGIVLYTGNESIPLGHKITALPISTLWSFAQKDM
- the rpsB gene encoding 30S ribosomal protein S2; translated protein: MIQLEKLFKAGVHFGHQKRRWCPKMEPYIWGFKNNVHLIDISKTAFQLEKAAKFLKQLVGKGETVLWVGTKKPAQDVIKSVATKLDMPYVSHRWIGGTLSNFAQVKKSVTKYLHYKDILAKADKYPHYTKKELNVIGKAAARLEQNVGGILNLKWPVGALVLVDVLKEGSALREATTMNIPVIALVDTNADPSMVDFVIPTNDDSPRAIQVLIDYLGEAAQKGKESFEAKKEEERLAKQAEKDAAKAKKEKEDKKTDAKAPVKKAESTKKAVASAPVKKTASKETASKETAVKASEEKPAAKATDKKTESTKKAVAGTSVKKTAPKETAVKASGEKPAAKATDKKAVEKKETKKEAPSKDKK